The Niabella beijingensis genomic interval GACCTCGCTGGGTTATAACTGGCACCACGGTTATAATATGGGCCTGCGCGATGTAGGTAACGGTTTTACACTGCGCCTGCGCGATGGGCGGGAAGCCGCGATGCCTTACCTGCAAACCGGTGAAATCTTTTATCATCGTATCGAACATTTATTTTTTGAACGGGATACAGACGGATATTTTATAACGGACAGCAGTAAGCTGGTTTACCGCTTTAACGGTAAACAGAACCGGGAGGGCTTCGGCATGTTGTCATCCATAACCGATCCGCAGGGTTTTGCCATCTTATTTCATTACGACTACAGGGGAGCGCTTATTGAAATAATTGACAGTTGCAGCCGCCGTTTAACAGTGGAGCACGATGAAAAAGGCCATGTTACTGCAATACATACCCTTGCCAATGGCAAACAACTGAATTTTATACAATACCATTACGATGCCCTGGGAAATATGACCCGTACTGAAGATGTGATGGGCGCCGTTAAGCATTTTGAGTATGATGATCATTTACTGGTAAAGCTTACCAACCAAAGCAATCACAGTTTTTACTGGGAGTATGAAGGCCGGGGCGACGATGCCCGTTGTATTCATACCTGGGGGGATGGCGGCACACTGGAGTACTGGACGGAATACCAGCAAAATGATGATGGCAGCGGCACTACCATTACCCGCAATAGCCTGGGCCATGCCACTGAATACCATTACGATAACAGTAAGCTTATTTTTAAAATCATTGATGCGAATGGCGGTATTACCCGCCAGGCTTATAATCCGCTGCAGGACCTGGAAGTGGTGGTAAATCCGGAAGGAGGCTCCGTCAGGTATGCATACAATGCCTATGGGAAAATAGTACGTATTACAAATGAGAATGATGAGTCCAGCGACTATAATTACGATGACCGTCTTAACCTTGTTTACGCCGGCAGTCCGGGAGGCAGGAGCCTGAGCTGGGCATACGATAAGCAAAACCGGCTGATAAGCCGTACCGGCGCCGGTGGTAATACCGTTTACTACGTGTATGAAGATAAACAGCTGCGATGGATCAAAGACAATAAAGGGCGGAAGTTTGAATTGCAATACGATAATCAATACAACCTTAGCCGGCTCCGCTACCCTAACGGGCTGCAGCAGATTTGGGAATACGACGACCTGAGCAATCCAACGTACCATATGGATGTACGGGGAAACAGCACCCATTTTAAATACAATGATGCAGGCCTGGTAACAGAACTAAAAGAGCCTGATGGCAATGTACATCATTTTGACTATGACAGGGCCGGTAACCTGGTGCAGGCAAAAGGCATCGGCCACCAGGTTCAGTTTGAGTACGGTCCACTGGGTATCTTAAGAAAACGGACGCAGAACAACCGCTCCGTACAATTTAACTACGACACGGAACTGCAATTGAAAAGCATTGCCAATGAGGGCGGCGAACTGTATAAGTTTGGACTGGATCCTATGGGCAATGTGGTAAATGAATGGGGCTTTGACGGACTGCACCGCCGCTATATCCGCGATGGGAACGGTCAGGTAACAAGAGTATTGCGCCCGGATGAGCGCTGGACCACTTATGCTTATGACGGAACAGGCAATGTTGTACAGGAAACACACAGCGATGGCAGCATGGCTGCCTATAAATACAATGCAGACAGCCTGCTAACCGAAGCCATCAATGAAAACGCGCATATCCGGGTCGAACGGGACAAAGCCGGTCGCGTGGTAAAGGAAATACAGGATGGTTACGAGGTAATAAAAAGCTACACTAAGGAAGGTAGCTGCATTTATACCGGCAGCAGCCTGGGCGCCGTAATTGAAATGGAATACGATGAGTGGGGAATGCTTACACAAATAAGCGGTACCCGCAGCGCGGACGCCGCTGCCGGGCCCAAACCCCAACCCACCGAGGTCGATCAGAAAATAAAAGAGATCAATGCCGTCATCAGCCGGGTTACAGGACGTGCGCCGGCAGCGGAAGCATCCGGCCCCCAACAGGAATCCACTGCGTGGAAGGCGCTCTTTCAGCGGGACGATACGGGGCTGGAACTGCACCGCCAGCTTTCCGGTAATGTGGAAGTAAAAACCGAGCGCGACCGGCTGGGCCGTGTAACCCGCCGCAGCATTGGCGCTAAAAATATAGAACAAAGTCGTACCCGGTACGACTGGGGCATGGGCAATAAGCTTCATAAACTGGTAGACGAGCTGACAAAAGCACAGGCCAATTTTGAATACGATGCCTTTGACAGCCTCATCAGCGCTTCCTATGAAAGCAAAAGCGGCGCCACTGAAACCATTTACCGGGTACCGGATAAAATAGGGAACCTGTTCAAGACCCGCAACCGAAGCGACCGGAAATACAGCAAGGGCGGGCGCCTGCAGGAGGACGATAAATACGCTTACCATTATGATGGCGAGGGCAATATTATTTTTAAGGAATTTAAAACCAATGAAAATGCCGCCGCTATTGTGCATACGGAATATGCCAAAGCGCAGGGCATTGCTTTTAAACGCAGCGGCACCGGCTGGCTCTATGAATGGGCGGGCAACGGTATGCTTAAAAAAGTGATCAACCCCGGCGGCCGGGAAATTGAATTTTATTACGACCCCCTGGGCAGGAGGATTGCCAAGATTGTACTGGATCAAAATGCCCGGTTTTTTGAGGAAAGCAACGGCGTTGTTACCCGCTGGGTATGGGATGGCAATGTGCCGCTGCATGAATGGAAATATGAAGGTGCCTATCCCCCAAAAAAATCGGTTGACGAAGAAGGCATTAAAGAAGAAAAAGAGCCGGTTGAAAATCTGAGTACATGGATATTTGAGCCCGATAGTTTTGTACCTTGCGCCAAGCTCATTGATAATGAACAATACAGTATTGTAACCGATTACCTGGGTACCCCCACCCATGCTTATAGCGGCTCCGGCGAAAAAGTTTGGGAGCGGGAACTGGATATTTATGGAACGGTAAGAAAAGAAAGCGGTGAAAAAGGTCTGGTGCCGCAGCTTTACCAGGGACAGTATGTGGATGAAGAAACCGGACTGGCCTATAACCGGTTCAGGTACTATGATCATGAAAGTGGCGGGTATATAAGTCAGGATCCTATTGGATTAATCGGAGTTAACCCTACCTTATATGGATTTGTACAGGATACAAACACATGGATTGACTTATATGGGTTGATGCCTGGGGGAATGAAAGGAGCAACTTCCAAAGTTACAGCAGGAAAACATTCAAGCTCACTCCCATCAAAAAATAAAGTTCACTCTGAAATGCGAAACTTAAACGAACTTGCAGATCAGGGAAAGCTAAAAGGTCAGGATGTTGTAATATCAGATGTTAAAGGTCAGTTTCCGGAAGGGGTTATAAAAGAGGTTCAGGTTTGTGCGGAGTGCCGTACCAACATGTTTGACCCACTCATTCGTGGCGAAGCAAATAGTGTAACAATTCCCCGAAAAGGAGGTGACCCCATTACTATTCAAAGGGCAGATTTTGTCGCTGCAAGGGCAGACACAAAGGCTGTAGTGGATAAATATGCAGGTACCAGGAAATATGGTGCGCGATCCAATGAGTCTTTTGATGCACTAGAACGACATCAACATTAAATCATGAATATAACTAAATCAAAAGCCAACTTTATCCAATTCACACTTGATCCAGACACTACCTGGACAAGGATCGATATTATCGCCGGTGAGAATTTTCGCACCCTGGGGGATGCGTTTCAATTAAACATCACCCCCCTTACCGATGCAACGCTGGTTCCTTTTTCCAACTTTCAGATTGAAAATCAAAAAACACTGATTTTAGATGTTACCGTCAATAAATCTCTTTCCAGATATCAGATAGACTTAACCAAACATAAAGCAGGTTTGGCGCTTGCTGAATTTATTGAGGAGTATAATGCAGGGGCGCTGAAAATAAAAACAACTTTTTCAGACTCGATTAAAATCGAAACAGATAAGCAATTTTTCAAATTTCAAATTGAAGATATTTCTTACAATGACACAAACATTGAAAATAAAAAATGGCTCATTGTCAGCAGGAATAAATACGGAGTTTATGCGCAAATAAAGGAACCCTTAATTGCACAACGCCGGTATGAGCAGATAAAATCGGTTGAACTCAGGGACAATTTATTGAAAGTTGAATGTGCGGGTAAAGACGTCTGGAATGAATCTGCCGACGAAATTGCACCTTCGCTTTATACATGGGAACTCAACATTCAACCGGAATTCTCTGAAATTGTCAGAACACTCTTAACTATTTGTATCGAGCAATTAAATAAATAAATCTTCATTCCAGGCTGGTGGCACCTACACCACCACTGCCATCTGCTAACCGACACTCCATGGGTTTAGGAAGCCCGAAAAGAAAATAACAGGGCTTCCGGTCATCCATTTTTGAATGAAACAACAGCGGCCATAACCGGGCCCGGGTCGCATAAAATGTATAGCTTGTTTGAAGTTGCATCAACAGATCTCTAACAGTCTCCTACACGGCCAGCAACGCCCTCCCAAATGATTCCACAATGACTGCTGCTGAGTCCGCGGTAGCGGTCAGCGGCAGTTCCGT includes:
- a CDS encoding DUF6531 domain-containing protein, producing MAATGSAPSKGFGELFGDAKGKLDDLQAGLASILPSMPGMSAGKYFDLAIGIDFEQTIMPPCPVFPVPHVGLIFDIFGAIMSAIASALPTPPEPPEGEEAPVTVLSVCTAIINALKPSVQVHGRWINNAGTPVMHLPAMFLHLLPLAVPTSSSEMWMGSSTVLADGGPFSTQFHPSLSCNLVGFPSLPRMNKTPRPVLDLMLPTSLLLAIISSGKPVVVGGPPTIDLFQLFFKMGLQALMKKVKIKKIDALGNKFQKKIDDIAKTNPKLAAALQPIKCKNFGEPVDAATGRVIHNNVDFELPGPIPLVWERTYYSDAEVETSLGYNWHHGYNMGLRDVGNGFTLRLRDGREAAMPYLQTGEIFYHRIEHLFFERDTDGYFITDSSKLVYRFNGKQNREGFGMLSSITDPQGFAILFHYDYRGALIEIIDSCSRRLTVEHDEKGHVTAIHTLANGKQLNFIQYHYDALGNMTRTEDVMGAVKHFEYDDHLLVKLTNQSNHSFYWEYEGRGDDARCIHTWGDGGTLEYWTEYQQNDDGSGTTITRNSLGHATEYHYDNSKLIFKIIDANGGITRQAYNPLQDLEVVVNPEGGSVRYAYNAYGKIVRITNENDESSDYNYDDRLNLVYAGSPGGRSLSWAYDKQNRLISRTGAGGNTVYYVYEDKQLRWIKDNKGRKFELQYDNQYNLSRLRYPNGLQQIWEYDDLSNPTYHMDVRGNSTHFKYNDAGLVTELKEPDGNVHHFDYDRAGNLVQAKGIGHQVQFEYGPLGILRKRTQNNRSVQFNYDTELQLKSIANEGGELYKFGLDPMGNVVNEWGFDGLHRRYIRDGNGQVTRVLRPDERWTTYAYDGTGNVVQETHSDGSMAAYKYNADSLLTEAINENAHIRVERDKAGRVVKEIQDGYEVIKSYTKEGSCIYTGSSLGAVIEMEYDEWGMLTQISGTRSADAAAGPKPQPTEVDQKIKEINAVISRVTGRAPAAEASGPQQESTAWKALFQRDDTGLELHRQLSGNVEVKTERDRLGRVTRRSIGAKNIEQSRTRYDWGMGNKLHKLVDELTKAQANFEYDAFDSLISASYESKSGATETIYRVPDKIGNLFKTRNRSDRKYSKGGRLQEDDKYAYHYDGEGNIIFKEFKTNENAAAIVHTEYAKAQGIAFKRSGTGWLYEWAGNGMLKKVINPGGREIEFYYDPLGRRIAKIVLDQNARFFEESNGVVTRWVWDGNVPLHEWKYEGAYPPKKSVDEEGIKEEKEPVENLSTWIFEPDSFVPCAKLIDNEQYSIVTDYLGTPTHAYSGSGEKVWERELDIYGTVRKESGEKGLVPQLYQGQYVDEETGLAYNRFRYYDHESGGYISQDPIGLIGVNPTLYGFVQDTNTWIDLYGLMPGGMKGATSKVTAGKHSSSLPSKNKVHSEMRNLNELADQGKLKGQDVVISDVKGQFPEGVIKEVQVCAECRTNMFDPLIRGEANSVTIPRKGGDPITIQRADFVAARADTKAVVDKYAGTRKYGARSNESFDALERHQH